One genomic region from Scomber scombrus chromosome 19, fScoSco1.1, whole genome shotgun sequence encodes:
- the fhl5 gene encoding four and a half LIM domains protein 5 — protein sequence MSSSEHFDCHYCKDSLLGKKYIMKEDTQYCTKCYENLFANCCKGCSSPIGCNCKDLSYKDHHWHEQCFECAKCSRSLVEKAFAAKDDLLLCTECYALDYSAKCTTCKKTIMPGSRKMEYKGNSWHETCFLCHRCQQPIGTKSFIPKDSGYFCVPCFEKQFAYQCCACKKAITTGGVTYQEKPWHRECFLCIGCRKQLSGQRFTSKENYPYCLECFSNLYAKKCVGCTKPITSLAGAKYISFEERQWHSECFTCMHCAMSLVGRGFLTQRDNILCTDCGREK from the exons aTGTCCAGCAGCGAGCATTTCGACTGCCATTACTGCAAAGACTCCCTGCTGGGAAAGAAGTACATAATGAAAGAGGACACGCAGTACTGCACTAAGTGCTATGAGAACCTGTTTGCTAACTGCTGTAAGGGCTGCTCTTCACCAATTGGCTGTAACTGCAAG GACCTGTCCTATAAGGATCACCACTGGCATGAGCAGTGCTTCGAGTGTGCCAAGTGCAGCCGCTCTCTTGTGGAAAAGGCCTTCGCAGCCAAGGATGATCTGTTGCTCTGCACGGAGTGCTACGCCCTTGATTACTCCGCCAAGTGTACCACCTGCAAGAAAACCATCATGCCAG GTTCCCGCAAAATGGAATACAAGGGGAACAGCTGGCATGAGACCTGCTTCCTGTGCCACCGCTGCCAGCAGCCAATAGGAACCAAGTCCTTCATCCCAAAAGACTCCGGCTACTTCTGTGTGCCCTGCTTTGAGAAGCAGTTTGCCTACCAGTGCTGTGCTTGTAAGAAG GCCATCACAACAGGTGGAGTGACCTACCAAGAGAAGCCCTGGCACCGTGAGTGTTTCCTATGCATCGGCTGCAGAAAGCAGCTGTCGGGTCAGCGTTTCACCTCCAAGGAGAACTACCCCTACTGCCTCGAATGCTTCAGCAACCTGTATGCAAAGAAGTGCGTGGGTTGCACAAAGCCCATCACCA GTCTGGCAGGGGCCAAGTACATCTCCTTTGAGGAGCGCCAGTGGCACAGCGAGTGTTTCACCTGCATGCATTGCGCTATGTCACTGGTGGGACGCGGCTTCCTCACCCAGCGCGACAACATCTTGTGCACCGACTGTGGGAGGGAGAAGTGA
- the si:ch211-266g18.9 gene encoding transforming growth factor-beta receptor-associated protein 1, with the protein MAFKAFTQTDVYEKQAAPKEKDKSSIHCLECYDRNVYIGTKDATVQHLILSSSTNGHLSPGQSKTREGRARKLGSSNPVAHLRAVPLFNHLLVLWDRSVIALNMFSLEPVPGLKKIQYVSLFEICHSQLTAQSASVEMVSSSSRRKVIRIHVVGVDRWEVVKEVPLFQEPLALAIDGTTLCVATTDKYLLCDIKTGSNEELFPHNHSRQHIIVTSVGQGEFLLNGPESLGMFVMKIGICQRPPLQWPQEVLAAAVCFPYILTLQPQVLSVYSILDQKHKQTVSLSGAKGLLSTSDGVLVFTERGIFSLRLVPLDEQIQTLVGHERVEEALLLLDGVQSRHPLESYQELQKAITCLAGFVHFYQEGFYEARDLFIKGELDPREIIRLYPNMQSCVSGDFQSQLDQMNKSRDLQVLWQEDRSTFYDYLAFLGDFLRAVRDMEQGLKCSEEVDCTLLRLYTEQTDSENLQQLVAFPNACSLDYCVPVLEQHNSFFALGSLYQSHGKQIDAIKTWIKIAEGFHQDPSCSDIYGHIMWTLSQLKDRHVVWTFADWTLHRNQEMGVQIFTKRPPDDHFVTQDVLDLLEKHPLALLLYLEFLIHDVNSEEERHHSRLALAYVTQTLQEEEETKSDLQATRRKLQQLLWDSKFYDISTVYERVKPTTLFIEKAILLGRTSEHSQSLQVLVHQGRDPQAAEAYCYKAAQGQDTKFRNTLLLTLLKIYLSSEDLTSAAVDLLNNNPQVFAAEEAIHLLPESWSVQLVSQFLVGSLRETFHQRRMRRLQQALVQAELSRHKVIWMQASKTKVRVNKGQVCKVCKRDLVEPQFAYNLRGELMHTSCTKYLSS; encoded by the exons ATGGCTTTTAAAGCCTTCACACAAACAGATGTCTATGAAAAGCAAGCAGCTCCTAAAGAAAAGGACAAATCCAGCATCCACTGCCTTGAGTGCTATGACCGAAATGTGTATATAGGGACCAAAGATGCAACAGTCCAGCACCTCATTCTTTCCAGTAGCACAAATGGACACCTGAGTCCTGGCCAGAGCAAAACCAGAGAAGGCAGGGCGAGAAAACTAGGCTCAAGCAACCCAGTGGCCCACCTGAGGGCAGTCCCACTTTTCAACCATCTGCTGGTCCTGTGGGACCGGAGTGTTATTGCCCTTAACATGTTCTCCTTAGAGCCTGTTCCAGGTCTGAAAAAGATCCagtatgtttctttgtttgagaTATGCCACTCACAACTCACAGCTCAGTCTGCAAGTGTGGAGATGGTGTCTTCTTCGAGCCGCAGGAAAGTGATCCGGATCCACGTGGTGGGAGTGGACAGGTGGGAGGTTGTGAAGGAAGTCCCTCTCTTCCAGGAACCTTTGGCCTTGGCTATAGATGGCACAACTCTGTGTGTAGCTACTACTGACAAGTATCTCCTGTGTGATATAAAAACTGGGAGCAATGAGGAGCTGTTTCCTCACAATCACAGCAGGCAGCATATCATTGTTACCTCGGTGGGACAAGGGGAATTCCTCCTGAATGGGCCTGAATCTTTGG GCATGTTTGTGATGAAGATCGGGATATGCCAGCGCCCTCCCCTGCAGTGGCCTCAGGAGGTGCTGGCAGCCGCAGTATGTTTCCCTTACATCCTAACCCTACAGCCCCAAGTGTTGTCTGTCTACAGCATATTAgatcagaaacacaaacagactgtgAGTCTCAGCGGAGCGAAAGGTCTGCTCTCCACATCAG ATGGTGTGTTAGTGTTCACAGAAAGAGGCATTTTCAGCCTGCGCCTGGTGCCGTTGGACGAGCAGATCCAGACACTTGTAGGGCACGAGAGGGTTGAGGAGGCCTTATTGCTGTTGGACGGAGTTCAAAGTCGTCATCCACTTGAGTCATACCAG GAGCTGCAGAAGGCCATAACTTGTCTGGCtggatttgttcatttttaccAGGAGGGTTTTTACGAGGCCAGGGATCTATTCAT TAAAGGTGAACTGGACCCCAGAGAAATCATCCGTCTCTACCCTAACATGCAGTCATGTGTCAGTGGGGACTTTCAATCCCAACTTGATCAAATGAACAAGAGCAGAGATCTCCAGGTGCTCTGGCAAGAGGACAGAAGCACATTTTATGATTACCTGGCCTTCCTGGGAGATTTCCTCAGAGCAGTCCGGGACATGGAACAAGGCCTGAAGTGCAGTGAAGAGGTTGACTGCACCCTCCTGAGGCTGTAcacagaacagacagacagtgaaaaTCTGCAGCAGCTTGTAGCATTTCCCAATGCTTGCAGTCTGGACTACTGTGTTCCTGTTCTGGAGCAACACAACAg tttttttgCATTAGGTTCACTCTATCAAAGTCATGGCAAGCAAATTGATGCAATAAAG ACATGGATAAAGATTGCAGAAGGTTTCCATCAAGACCCCTCTTGCTCTGATATCTATGGACACATCATGTGGACTCTCAGTCAGCTGAAAGACAGACATGTTGTGTGGACATTTGCAGACTGGACCCTGCACAGAAACCAAGAG ATGGGTGTACAGATTTTCACCAAGCGTCCACCAGATGATCATTTTGTGACGCAAGATGTCCTCGATCTCTTGGAGAAGCATCCCCTGGCACTGCTTCTGTATCTTGAGTTCTTAATTCACGATGTGAACAGTGAG GAGGAGAGACATCACAGCCGTCTGGCCCTTGCATATGTTACTCAGACACtgcaagaggaagaggaaacaaaGTCAGATCTGCAGGCAACCAGAAGGAAGTTGCAGCAGCTGCTATGGGACTCAAAATTCTATGACATCTCGACTGTATATG AACGAGTCAAGCCAACAACCCTGTTCATTGAGAAAGCCATTCTCCTCGGCAGGACCAGTGAACACTCCCAGTCCCTGCAAGTGCTTGTTCACCAGGGGCGAGACCCCCAGGCTGCAGAGGCCTACTGCTACAAGGCCGCCCAAGGCCAGGACACAAAGTTCAGGAATACCCTGCTGCTCACCCTGCTCAAAATTTACCTGAGCTCTGAGGATCTCACCAGTGCAGCCGTGGATCTGCTCAACAACAACCCTCAGGTCTTTGCTGCAGAGGAGGCCATCCATCTCCTGCCTGAGTCCTGGTCTGTTCAACTGGTCTCCCAGTTCCTGGTTGGATCCCTCAGGGAGACCTTTCACCAGAGGCGGATGAGAAGGCTGCAACAGGCTCTGGTCCAGGCGGAGCTCTCGAGGCACAAGGTCATTTGG ATGCAGGCCTCAAAAACAAAGGTCAGAGTGAACAAGGGGCAGGTCTGCAAGGTGTGTAAGAGAGACCTGGTAGAGCCACAGTTTGCCTATAACCTGCGTGGTGAGCTGATGCATACAAGCTGCACTAAATATTTATCATCATAG